The Methanothrix soehngenii GP6 genome has a window encoding:
- a CDS encoding RNA-guided endonuclease InsQ/TnpB family protein, with amino-acid sequence MKSQIAKMERTLDLCRWTYNQTLAYRKNAWENEGKSVSKYETNALLPGWKEDKPELRDVYAQTLQNVQERVDLAFKAFFRRVKAGEESGYPRFRGKGWYDSFTYPQPEKGGNLVNGMVRLPKIGDIKIKLHRQIEGKIKRLTVRRTATGKWFACFSVETEDVPLPPWKDGAVVGIDVGLESFATFSNGETIANPRFFREEEQELARAQRKLSKAPKGTPDRKKALKVVERVHERIANKRYEFAHQVSHNLVDRFGLIAFEDLNIKGMVHNHCLAKSISDVAWNMLVTLTSYKAASAGSVVVLVDPRNTSKMCSRCGTLIEKSLSDRVHNCTQCGLSMDRDWNAAINILRLGLQSVGTGSRGSPAL; translated from the coding sequence GTGAAGTCTCAGATAGCCAAGATGGAGCGAACGCTGGACTTGTGCCGATGGACATACAACCAGACTCTAGCATACAGAAAGAACGCCTGGGAGAATGAAGGCAAATCAGTTTCCAAATATGAAACGAACGCTCTTCTTCCCGGTTGGAAAGAGGATAAACCCGAACTGAGAGACGTATATGCTCAGACCCTTCAGAATGTTCAGGAGCGGGTAGATCTAGCCTTTAAAGCCTTTTTCAGAAGGGTTAAGGCGGGAGAAGAATCCGGATATCCCAGATTCCGAGGGAAGGGTTGGTACGATTCATTTACTTATCCACAACCTGAGAAGGGCGGCAATCTTGTTAACGGCATGGTACGTCTTCCCAAGATAGGCGATATCAAGATCAAGCTACATCGCCAGATAGAAGGCAAGATCAAACGGCTGACCGTCAGAAGGACAGCCACAGGCAAATGGTTTGCATGCTTCTCCGTCGAAACTGAAGATGTTCCTCTCCCTCCCTGGAAAGATGGGGCTGTAGTAGGTATTGATGTCGGCCTTGAGAGCTTCGCCACCTTTTCCAATGGTGAGACGATAGCTAATCCTCGATTCTTCCGAGAAGAAGAACAGGAGTTAGCTAGAGCCCAAAGGAAACTCTCTAAGGCTCCTAAAGGAACTCCAGATCGCAAGAAAGCTCTTAAGGTTGTTGAGCGAGTCCATGAGCGGATAGCTAACAAGCGATATGAGTTTGCCCATCAGGTTAGTCATAACTTGGTAGATAGATTTGGTCTAATAGCTTTTGAAGATCTTAACATCAAAGGCATGGTTCATAATCATTGCCTGGCTAAAAGCATCTCAGACGTAGCTTGGAACATGCTAGTGACTTTAACCTCTTACAAGGCTGCAAGTGCCGGTTCGGTGGTGGTCCTGGTAGATCCAAGGAATACGTCTAAGATGTGTTCCAGGTGTGGTACTCTCATTGAAAAGTCGCTGTCCGATAGAGTCCATAACTGCACTCAGTGCGGGCTGTCGATGGACCGGGATTGGAACGCAGCGATAAATATTCTCAGATTGGGATTGCAATCTGTCGGCACAGGAAGCCGTGGAAGCCCTGCTCTTTAG
- a CDS encoding type II toxin-antitoxin system HicA family toxin, whose protein sequence is MKLRPLEAEIVIKALVKIGFQPVRQKGSHLIMKHPDGRKTVVSVHPGEELGRGILREIMNDVGMNKKEFLDLLKR, encoded by the coding sequence TTGAAGTTGAGACCGCTTGAAGCCGAAATAGTGATTAAAGCTCTCGTCAAGATAGGCTTTCAGCCGGTAAGACAGAAGGGCAGCCACCTCATCATGAAGCATCCAGATGGAAGGAAAACCGTAGTCTCCGTGCATCCTGGAGAAGAACTTGGGCGAGGAATACTGAGGGAGATCATGAATGATGTCGGGATGAACAAAAAGGAATTTCTGGATTTGCTGAAGAGATAG
- a CDS encoding IS110 family RNA-guided transposase, which translates to MDSDKEIVCGADIHRDFLIATMISRSGLKLQERFNMNQDGLLAFRSWIINHRCQRLAVESTGGFWYPIFTILEGHVEFILANAYQIRNIEHKKTDKLDSERIAIYCLNNLITPSRIYPKDYRDLRSITRARETLVNARSKIKNQIHQSLSTCCIKLSSVISDSFGKSGRYIIDRLLEGKTIDQIISGIPSKRIRKKEDELREAIKNGLDPVQVFLIKANLDVIDDISKKIKILEAEIAEKVKPFEDDLKIILSVPGVGFISAATIIAEMGDYRDFPSADKMAKYFGIVPSVYQSAGKLRTGKITKTGSKHMRRILVEVAKAISRTKKNSRLMRFFQRILARCGKKNIATVALARKVLCIIYHLLMNHENYPCVFG; encoded by the coding sequence ATGGACTCAGATAAGGAAATAGTTTGCGGAGCAGATATCCACAGGGATTTTCTTATTGCTACAATGATATCCCGAAGTGGATTGAAGCTCCAAGAACGTTTTAATATGAACCAAGATGGCCTCTTGGCATTCAGATCCTGGATAATAAACCACAGATGCCAGAGGCTGGCTGTAGAATCCACGGGAGGTTTTTGGTATCCTATCTTCACCATTCTAGAAGGTCATGTCGAATTTATCCTGGCCAATGCATATCAGATCCGGAATATTGAGCACAAGAAAACCGATAAACTTGATTCGGAACGAATCGCGATATATTGTCTCAATAATCTCATCACGCCCTCCAGAATCTATCCAAAAGACTACCGAGATCTAAGAAGCATAACTCGTGCTCGTGAGACACTGGTCAATGCAAGGTCCAAAATCAAGAACCAGATTCATCAATCACTTTCGACCTGCTGCATCAAGCTCTCCTCAGTCATATCCGACTCTTTTGGCAAATCTGGAAGATATATCATTGATAGGCTTCTGGAAGGAAAGACGATCGATCAGATCATATCTGGAATACCTTCGAAGAGGATTCGGAAAAAGGAGGACGAACTCAGAGAAGCCATCAAGAATGGATTAGATCCCGTTCAGGTATTTTTGATCAAGGCAAATCTTGATGTCATAGATGATATTAGCAAGAAGATAAAAATTCTGGAAGCTGAGATCGCCGAAAAAGTCAAACCCTTCGAGGATGATTTGAAAATTATTTTGTCTGTTCCAGGTGTTGGATTCATTTCGGCAGCTACCATTATTGCAGAAATGGGAGATTACAGGGACTTTCCGAGTGCGGATAAGATGGCAAAATACTTCGGTATTGTGCCTTCGGTCTACCAATCGGCAGGGAAGCTGCGAACTGGGAAGATCACTAAGACGGGATCTAAGCATATGCGAAGGATCTTGGTGGAAGTTGCAAAAGCCATATCCAGGACCAAGAAGAATTCAAGGTTAATGAGATTCTTCCAGAGGATATTGGCAAGGTGCGGAAAGAAGAATATTGCAACCGTTGCGCTCGCCAGAAAAGTGCTCTGCATCATCTATCATTTGCTTATGAATCACGAGAATTATCCATGCGTCTTCGGTTAA
- a CDS encoding type II toxin-antitoxin system HicB family antitoxin: protein MRFEVVVRTDEDGYYVATVPELPGCHTQAKSLDDLMNRIKEAISLYLETEGGSTAGSFVGVQVVEVETA, encoded by the coding sequence ATGCGTTTCGAGGTCGTTGTAAGAACGGATGAGGATGGCTATTACGTTGCCACCGTTCCTGAACTTCCAGGCTGTCATACTCAGGCCAAGAGCTTGGACGATCTGATGAACCGGATAAAAGAGGCAATTTCGCTCTATCTGGAAACGGAAGGCGGCAGTACAGCGGGAAGCTTTGTGGGAGTGCAAGTCGTTGAAGTTGAGACCGCTTGA
- a CDS encoding IS4 family transposase codes for MRKGVSQIEKDIVEQELTRMFESKWIRDKARESGLIERERKIDPVIMFWTLAIGYGSQLYRTIVELKRVYEVRGKVSISDSSWHDRFTPELVKFLRECVIHGIEHISEEPSRILGDRLASFRDVMIQDSTIIRLHKSLADKWPATRSRKVAAGVKVAFLTSAIANSPKSISILPENTNDVKTLKIGPWVKDIILLIDLGFYKYQLFSRIVENGGSFVSRLKSNANPLIVGTNQVRNTRGVDLNGKHLKDIKLEKSDDIFDVNVEVSFDRRSYRGESKKDNKIFRLVAIYNTEAEEHHFYLTNISSDILNASEVAAVYSGRWEVELIFKELKSRYALDQITTKSPYAIEALIWVSILTLLVSRKLYSIVRKLNPGAKMVRFTQLRWSNIFVQNSSHLLSAILDYLGIEHDFSTVLNVCSSEALDPHVNRERFREGLWS; via the coding sequence ATGCGAAAAGGAGTATCACAAATTGAGAAAGATATAGTCGAGCAAGAACTAACCAGGATGTTTGAATCCAAGTGGATTCGAGATAAAGCAAGAGAGAGCGGATTGATCGAAAGAGAAAGAAAGATTGATCCAGTGATAATGTTTTGGACTCTCGCTATCGGCTATGGCTCACAGTTGTATCGAACTATAGTGGAGTTGAAACGCGTTTACGAAGTCAGAGGGAAAGTATCAATTTCAGACAGCAGTTGGCATGATCGTTTCACTCCAGAACTGGTAAAATTTCTCAGAGAATGTGTGATTCACGGCATAGAGCACATTTCTGAAGAACCCAGTAGGATTTTGGGTGACCGTCTAGCTAGCTTTCGGGATGTAATGATTCAAGATAGCACTATTATTCGGCTTCATAAAAGCCTTGCTGATAAGTGGCCAGCCACTCGTTCCCGAAAAGTGGCTGCAGGAGTAAAAGTGGCATTTTTAACAAGTGCCATAGCCAATAGTCCAAAAAGCATTTCGATACTGCCTGAGAATACCAACGATGTAAAGACCTTAAAAATAGGTCCCTGGGTAAAAGATATAATATTATTAATAGATCTAGGATTTTACAAATATCAACTGTTCAGCAGGATAGTTGAAAACGGCGGATCCTTTGTCTCTCGCCTCAAGAGCAATGCAAATCCCTTAATAGTAGGAACAAATCAGGTACGCAATACCCGTGGCGTTGATCTAAACGGGAAACATTTGAAAGATATTAAACTAGAAAAATCCGATGATATTTTTGATGTAAATGTGGAAGTATCATTTGACCGAAGATCCTATCGCGGCGAGAGCAAAAAAGATAATAAGATATTTAGATTAGTCGCCATTTATAATACCGAAGCAGAAGAACATCACTTTTATCTAACTAATATTTCATCAGATATATTAAATGCTTCAGAGGTTGCAGCGGTTTATTCTGGGAGATGGGAAGTCGAACTCATCTTCAAAGAATTGAAGAGCAGATATGCGCTAGATCAGATAACAACAAAGAGCCCATACGCGATTGAGGCCTTAATCTGGGTCTCAATTTTGACGCTTCTTGTCAGCAGAAAATTGTATTCGATAGTGCGAAAACTAAATCCCGGTGCCAAAATGGTTCGCTTTACTCAATTGAGATGGAGTAACATCTTTGTCCAAAATTCCTCGCATCTATTGTCTGCGATATTGGATTACCTTGGAATAGAGCATGATTTCTCTACAGTCTTAAATGTGTGTTCAAGTGAGGCACTTGATCCGCATGTCAATAGAGAACGATTCAGGGAGGGATTGTGGTCTTAA
- a CDS encoding Eco57I restriction-modification methylase domain-containing protein, which produces MAAPKEIVELVERFESNREAYKSGHYNETQVRREFVDPLFKALGWDIDNEQGFAEAYKDVIHEDAIRVGGTTRAPDYSFRIGGQRKFFLETKKPSVDIREDIHPAFQLRRYAWTAKLPLSILTDFEEFSVYDCTVKPDKKDMPSKGRILYLTCRDYLEQWDEIAAIFSKNAILKGSFDKYARDKRGKRGTAQVDSAFLEEIAGWREILARNIALRNPELDTRELNYAVQATVNRIVFLRICEDRGIERLMKMEDLLSGERVYPRLCELFRRADERYNSGIFHFEKESGRENPDTLSLRLNIDDKPLKDIIRRLYYPDSPYEFSVLPAEILGQVYEQFLGKVIRLTDGHRAVVEDKPEVKKAGGVKYTPAYIVDYIVKNTLWPTLEEKTPSDATKISVLDPACGSGSFLIVAYQHLLDWHREWYVQNLVPLLESGLRPSSIQIRHMLPGIEGASKGRKKEREPELPVFQGRGGEWRLTTAERKRILLNNIYGVDIDRQAVEVTKLSLLLKVLEGENEETISKQLTLFSERALPDLSKNIKCGNSLIGWDILEDNPDLGQEDIERINPFDWVMEFPYAMQRGGFNVIIGNPPYLYSAGQVNLEYFTKKYKLAQYQTDFYVYFIDRSLSLSNPGSMFSFIIPDSWLNSEYFSKVRNHLLEKHNIKSISIFDYPVFDKVTIENSIFLVDVSGPPSLISIDRFFTPKIHETINEIDPNQCIVDGLINPRKNSNFDKIIKKMEYDSEPLSQDFKINRGIHAYRTDGYGKSKFGTGPQTLKDKEVCSYHADRPLDDTYLLEIKGKHVDRFTFSSNDTYISYGPWLAEPRSPEFFFKPKLAIRKIIGTKLHGMLFEGAVALDQSLYIIISERDDIDELKHILGILLSRICSWYLVNKYSIHDKLYPWFTKKVRV; this is translated from the coding sequence TTGGCGGCACCTAAAGAGATCGTGGAGCTTGTGGAGAGGTTCGAGAGCAATCGGGAGGCCTACAAGTCAGGGCACTACAATGAGACCCAGGTTCGACGAGAGTTTGTCGATCCTCTCTTCAAGGCCCTGGGCTGGGATATCGATAACGAGCAGGGGTTTGCCGAGGCCTACAAGGATGTGATCCATGAGGACGCCATCAGGGTGGGCGGCACCACCAGGGCTCCGGACTACTCTTTTCGCATCGGCGGCCAGCGCAAGTTCTTTTTGGAGACCAAGAAGCCCTCGGTGGACATCAGAGAGGACATTCACCCTGCCTTCCAGCTGCGACGATATGCCTGGACGGCAAAGCTGCCCCTGTCCATCCTCACCGACTTCGAGGAGTTCTCTGTCTACGACTGCACTGTGAAGCCGGACAAGAAGGATATGCCCTCCAAAGGGCGGATACTCTATCTGACTTGCAGGGATTATCTGGAGCAGTGGGATGAGATTGCGGCCATATTCTCCAAGAACGCCATCCTTAAAGGCTCTTTTGATAAATATGCCCGGGATAAAAGGGGCAAGAGAGGCACGGCCCAGGTGGATTCTGCCTTCCTGGAGGAGATCGCCGGCTGGAGGGAGATCCTGGCCAGAAATATCGCCCTGCGAAATCCGGAGCTGGACACCAGGGAGCTCAACTATGCAGTTCAGGCGACGGTCAACCGCATAGTCTTCCTCAGGATATGCGAGGACCGGGGGATTGAGAGGCTGATGAAGATGGAGGACCTCCTCTCTGGGGAGAGGGTCTACCCCAGGCTCTGTGAGCTGTTCCGTCGGGCGGACGAGCGCTACAACTCCGGCATATTCCATTTCGAAAAAGAATCGGGCAGGGAAAATCCGGACACTCTCAGCCTGCGGCTAAATATCGATGACAAACCTTTAAAAGACATTATCCGCCGGCTCTACTATCCGGACAGCCCTTATGAGTTCTCAGTCCTGCCGGCGGAGATCTTAGGCCAGGTGTATGAGCAGTTTTTGGGAAAGGTCATTCGCCTCACCGACGGCCACCGGGCGGTGGTGGAGGACAAGCCCGAGGTGAAAAAAGCGGGCGGGGTCAAGTACACCCCGGCCTACATCGTGGACTATATTGTGAAGAACACCCTGTGGCCCACATTGGAAGAGAAGACGCCGTCGGATGCAACGAAGATAAGCGTTCTTGATCCGGCCTGCGGCTCGGGCTCATTTCTCATTGTGGCCTATCAGCATCTGCTGGACTGGCATAGAGAATGGTATGTGCAAAACCTTGTGCCGTTGCTGGAGAGCGGCCTGAGGCCATCGTCCATCCAGATAAGGCATATGCTGCCGGGAATTGAGGGGGCGAGTAAGGGCAGGAAGAAGGAGAGGGAGCCGGAGCTGCCAGTCTTTCAGGGCCGGGGCGGGGAGTGGAGGCTGACCACGGCGGAGAGAAAGAGGATTCTCTTGAATAACATCTACGGAGTGGACATCGACCGCCAGGCGGTGGAGGTGACCAAGCTCTCGCTTCTCCTGAAGGTGCTGGAGGGGGAGAACGAGGAGACGATCTCCAAGCAGCTCACGCTCTTTTCTGAAAGGGCGCTGCCGGATCTAAGCAAGAACATCAAGTGCGGGAATTCATTGATCGGCTGGGACATCCTGGAGGACAATCCGGATCTTGGACAGGAGGATATCGAGAGGATCAATCCGTTTGACTGGGTGATGGAGTTTCCATATGCCATGCAAAGAGGCGGATTCAATGTGATCATTGGAAACCCGCCTTATTTATATTCTGCCGGACAAGTAAATTTAGAATATTTCACTAAGAAGTATAAATTAGCCCAATATCAGACGGACTTCTATGTCTATTTCATAGATAGATCCCTATCATTATCCAATCCTGGCAGTATGTTCTCGTTTATAATACCTGACTCATGGCTCAATTCAGAGTACTTTTCAAAAGTTCGCAATCACTTACTAGAAAAACATAATATTAAATCAATATCAATATTTGATTACCCTGTATTCGACAAAGTAACCATTGAAAATTCCATATTTTTGGTTGACGTTTCTGGTCCACCTAGTTTGATAAGTATAGATCGCTTTTTCACACCAAAAATCCATGAAACCATAAACGAAATAGACCCTAATCAGTGCATAGTAGATGGTTTAATCAATCCCAGAAAGAATTCTAATTTTGATAAAATAATCAAAAAAATGGAATATGATTCTGAACCACTTAGTCAAGACTTTAAGATCAACAGAGGGATTCATGCTTATAGGACAGACGGATACGGTAAATCTAAATTCGGCACAGGTCCACAAACATTAAAAGACAAAGAGGTTTGCTCGTATCATGCAGATAGACCTTTAGATGATACATATCTGCTAGAAATAAAAGGCAAACATGTAGATCGTTTTACATTCAGCTCAAACGATACATATATTTCTTACGGGCCATGGTTGGCTGAACCAAGGTCTCCAGAATTCTTCTTTAAGCCTAAACTAGCCATCCGAAAAATTATAGGTACGAAGCTTCACGGTATGCTCTTTGAAGGTGCAGTTGCGTTAGATCAATCACTATATATAATTATATCTGAAAGAGATGATATAGATGAATTGAAACATATCTTGGGCATACTACTTTCCCGTATTTGTTCATGGTACTTAGTAAACAAGTATTCGATTCATGATAAATTATACCCATGGTTTACAAAAAAGGTACGTGTTTAG
- a CDS encoding DUF1614 domain-containing protein — protein MESPISAYPGWYMTAMSQYPAAFPTTFHPLYLAVNVGGCIIPLVVSAHLILRGRASFFKSVLGVAVVAAVTYYVAEAIPGEGIVLPFWLSPLLAAVMGLALARGYRRSPPLAYISGTIGTLIGADILSLLTPGILPALSPLQLLRAQPVVLSIGGAGVFDGIFLTGIIAVLLAAGIVCLFRGSCEEAND, from the coding sequence ATGGAGTCCCCAATCTCCGCTTACCCTGGATGGTACATGACGGCGATGAGCCAATACCCGGCAGCATTTCCCACCACCTTTCATCCCCTCTATCTAGCGGTGAACGTCGGAGGTTGCATCATACCTCTGGTCGTCTCCGCACATCTCATCCTCCGGGGCCGGGCATCGTTTTTCAAATCCGTCCTCGGCGTGGCGGTGGTGGCCGCCGTCACCTACTATGTCGCAGAGGCCATTCCCGGCGAGGGAATAGTCCTGCCCTTCTGGCTCTCCCCTCTTCTGGCAGCGGTAATGGGCTTGGCCCTGGCCAGAGGATATCGCCGCTCCCCTCCTCTGGCTTATATCAGCGGCACCATAGGAACATTGATTGGAGCGGACATCCTCAGCCTGCTCACCCCAGGGATCCTGCCTGCCCTATCCCCCCTGCAGCTTCTCCGCGCTCAGCCGGTTGTGCTGTCCATAGGCGGAGCAGGGGTCTTCGATGGCATCTTTCTCACCGGAATCATCGCCGTCCTCTTAGCAGCTGGCATCGTCTGCCTCTTTCGAGGCTCATGCGAGGAAGCAAACGATTGA
- a CDS encoding IS110 family RNA-guided transposase, with product MLNYLSIIRGAVHQSLDSACIKLASVISDIFGKSGMYLLNCVLEGREIDDIIDGIPSGRLKKKADQIKESIKSRLDVSQVILIRGSLSLMKSIQERIDELDGEISARIQYRKNDLAIAMSIPGTGFVSATAILAEIGNYTDFEKPEQLAAWCGLVPSLYQSAEKTILGGITKQGSKHIRRMLIQVAYAISRTKDSKLKKFFLRIQAKKGSKVAAVALARKVLCILHHLLINQEMYLEDRDKKNMHHKPLIPPSPIEMSIQEMIDYIVRAGYVVTKSDSIGGFG from the coding sequence TTGCTTAACTATTTGTCCATTATCAGGGGTGCAGTCCACCAATCTCTCGATTCTGCATGCATCAAGTTGGCCTCAGTTATCTCTGATATTTTTGGCAAGTCCGGGATGTACCTCTTGAATTGCGTTCTAGAAGGAAGAGAGATTGATGATATAATTGACGGCATTCCATCTGGACGACTTAAGAAAAAGGCGGATCAAATTAAAGAGTCTATCAAGAGTCGTCTGGATGTCTCTCAGGTCATTTTGATTAGGGGCTCTCTGAGCTTGATGAAATCCATCCAGGAGAGGATAGATGAGCTGGATGGGGAGATTAGCGCCAGAATTCAATATCGTAAGAATGATTTAGCCATTGCAATGTCTATACCTGGGACAGGTTTTGTTTCTGCTACTGCCATTCTGGCGGAAATTGGCAACTATACTGATTTCGAAAAGCCAGAGCAGCTTGCCGCATGGTGTGGCCTTGTTCCTTCTTTATATCAGTCAGCAGAAAAGACAATCCTTGGAGGGATAACCAAACAAGGCTCCAAGCATATCCGAAGAATGCTGATTCAGGTCGCCTATGCCATATCGAGAACCAAGGATTCCAAGCTGAAGAAATTCTTCTTGAGGATTCAAGCCAAGAAGGGATCTAAAGTAGCAGCGGTTGCTCTGGCAAGAAAGGTCCTATGCATTCTTCACCATCTTCTCATAAATCAAGAAATGTATCTTGAAGACAGAGATAAGAAGAATATGCATCATAAGCCCTTAATACCGCCGTCTCCTATTGAGATGTCGATCCAAGAGATGATTGACTACATCGTGCGGGCAGGTTATGTTGTTACGAAGAGCGATAGCATAGGAGGGTTCGGTTAA
- a CDS encoding IS110 family RNA-guided transposase: MFRVFHANGCEQVAIESTGIYWHPVHSVLEGKIDLIVANSYKIKHTPGRKTDVSDSEWIAELCLNGMIEPSRIFPKDDRELRRLTRAREGYVKQMTQEKNKIHQSLDSACIKLASVISDIFGKSGMYLLNCVLEGREIDDIIDGIPSGRLKKKADQIKESIKSRLDVSQVILIRGSLSLMKSIQERIDELDGEISARIQYRKNDLAIAMSIPGTGFVSATAILAEIGNYTDFKKPEQLAAWCGLVPSLYQSAEKTILGGITKQGSKHIRRMLIQVAYAISRTKDSKLKKFFLRIQAKKGSKVAAVALARKVLCILHHLLINQEMYIEDRDKKNMRQKPLIPPSPIEMSIQEMIDCIVRAGYVVTKSDSIGGFG, translated from the coding sequence ATTTTTCGGGTTTTTCATGCGAATGGATGTGAACAGGTTGCCATAGAATCAACTGGAATCTATTGGCATCCTGTTCACTCTGTTCTTGAGGGAAAGATCGACTTGATTGTGGCGAATTCCTACAAAATTAAGCACACGCCAGGAAGAAAGACTGATGTCAGCGATTCCGAATGGATTGCTGAACTTTGTCTCAACGGCATGATTGAGCCTTCCAGGATTTTTCCTAAAGATGATCGAGAGTTAAGAAGGCTAACCAGAGCCAGAGAGGGTTACGTCAAGCAGATGACTCAGGAAAAGAACAAGATACACCAATCTCTCGATTCTGCATGCATCAAGTTGGCCTCAGTTATCTCTGATATTTTTGGCAAGTCCGGGATGTACCTCTTGAATTGCGTTCTAGAAGGAAGAGAGATTGATGATATAATTGACGGCATTCCATCTGGACGACTTAAGAAAAAGGCGGATCAAATTAAAGAGTCTATCAAGAGTCGTCTGGATGTCTCTCAGGTCATTTTGATTAGGGGTTCTCTGAGCTTGATGAAATCCATCCAGGAGAGGATAGATGAGCTGGATGGAGAGATTAGCGCCAGAATTCAATATCGTAAGAACGATTTAGCCATTGCAATGTCTATACCTGGGACAGGTTTTGTTTCTGCAACTGCCATTCTGGCGGAAATTGGCAACTATACTGATTTCAAAAAGCCAGAGCAGCTTGCCGCATGGTGTGGCCTTGTTCCTTCTTTATATCAGTCAGCAGAAAAGACAATCCTTGGAGGGATAACCAAACAAGGCTCCAAGCATATCCGAAGAATGCTGATCCAGGTCGCCTATGCCATATCGAGAACCAAGGATTCCAAGCTGAAGAAATTCTTCCTGAGGATTCAAGCCAAGAAGGGATCTAAAGTAGCAGCGGTTGCTCTGGCAAGAAAGGTCCTGTGCATTCTTCACCATCTTCTCATAAATCAAGAAATGTATATTGAAGACAGAGATAAGAAGAATATGCGTCAGAAGCCCTTAATACCGCCGTCTCCTATTGAGATGTCGATCCAAGAGATGATTGACTGCATCGTGCGGGCAGGTTATGTTGTTACGAAGAGCGATAGCATAGGAGGGTTCGGTTAA
- a CDS encoding IS110 family transposase: MELQRNKVCGIDVHKRFLIATILCRDGKKDTQRFSVTLEDLLKFRDWVIENGCEQVAIESTGIYWHPVHSVLEGKIDLIVANSYKIKHTPGRKTDVSDSEWIAELCLNGMIEPSRIFPKDDRELRRLTRAREGYVKQMTQEKNKIHHGVNPSEWTKS, from the coding sequence ATGGAACTGCAGAGGAATAAAGTTTGTGGCATTGACGTGCACAAACGATTTCTGATAGCAACAATCCTTTGCCGAGACGGGAAGAAGGATACTCAACGCTTTAGCGTTACCCTGGAAGATCTCTTAAAATTTAGAGATTGGGTTATCGAAAATGGATGTGAACAGGTTGCCATAGAATCAACTGGAATCTATTGGCATCCTGTTCACTCTGTTCTTGAGGGAAAGATCGACTTGATTGTGGCGAATTCCTACAAAATTAAGCACACGCCAGGAAGAAAGACTGATGTCAGCGATTCCGAATGGATTGCTGAACTTTGTCTCAACGGCATGATTGAGCCTTCCAGGATTTTTCCTAAAGATGATCGAGAGTTAAGAAGGCTAACCAGAGCCAGAGAGGGTTACGTCAAGCAGATGACTCAGGAAAAGAACAAGATACACCATGGAGTGAACCCCTCCGAGTGGACAAAAAGTTAA